The sequence TCACCAGCAACAACGGTAACAGGTGCTTCGCCATCTGGAGTGACAACGATTTCGCCTTCTAAAATATAGGCTTTTTCAGTTTCATCGAAGTCCAGTCTGAATTCAGTAACAGGACAATCCCAGATTTCCCAACCCGCAACGCCTAATTCTTGTAAACGTGCTTCACTTGGGTTTTTTTCAATTATAATTTCAGGCATAGTGATCTCTAAAATATCAATGTTGATAGCTCAATCTCACAGTGAGTAAGCCGCTATTGCCATAAGGGCAGGCGAATAATAACAGAAAGCAACTAACAAGAAGGATTCTTGTCGCACTCATTATATAATTGACACCCTATTCTTAATGAAGAGAGTAGTGTCTAGGAGGCGGGAAATGGATGCAAAAGTAATATCGCTTCTGGCGAATAAACCAGATACGCTCAATGGACGCTTGCAAGTGCTTAATGAATGTTTGCGGCAGAGTTTAACTCAAATAACGCATTCATCTTGCCTGCTTTATGACGAGAAAACAGATTCACTGAAAAAATTTCTGAGTAGTCATCATTTCACTAATGATGGATATGCAGACAGTCTTCGTTTAAAGCCAAATCAGGCACTCTTTACATTATGTCAACAAGAAGAAGGTAAGCTCGTATTATTCGATGCTGACGAACCGGTTTGGCAACATTTTAAACAAGATCCACAAAGTCATGCGGCGTTCATTATCCCCATCAAACAAGGACAAAGATTCATTGGTTTTGTTTGTTTTGAGATGGCGTCTTCGCCTGATAATCTGAGCGATGCAGAAAAAATTACCTTGAGTTTATACGGTCAGTATATCTCCATGATGATCAATGAAGAATTATCACTGGTTAATACGCTCATGGCGACAGTCAGGGCTGCCAGAGATTTCACTGACTTCAGAGATTTTGAAACAGGCTTACATCTTGATCGTATGGCCTGTTATGCCAGGATTATTGCCACGCACTTGGCTAAGAAGTATCGCTTAAGTGATGAATTTATTGAACATGTGTATTTATTTGCCCGCTTGCATGATATTGGCAAAATCGGTATCTCTGACACTATTCTTAATAAACCCGGTCGATTAGATGATGATGAACGTAGCATTATGAAAACGCATGTTATCAAGGGGATAGATATGCTTGAGCAAGTGCTTAATGACTACAACCTGGTAGATATGCGTGATACCGATATGATGCGTAATATCGTTGCCTGTCATCATGAATATATCGA is a genomic window of Methylophaga thalassica containing:
- a CDS encoding HD-GYP domain-containing protein, translating into MDAKVISLLANKPDTLNGRLQVLNECLRQSLTQITHSSCLLYDEKTDSLKKFLSSHHFTNDGYADSLRLKPNQALFTLCQQEEGKLVLFDADEPVWQHFKQDPQSHAAFIIPIKQGQRFIGFVCFEMASSPDNLSDAEKITLSLYGQYISMMINEELSLVNTLMATVRAARDFTDFRDFETGLHLDRMACYARIIATHLAKKYRLSDEFIEHVYLFARLHDIGKIGISDTILNKPGRLDDDERSIMKTHVIKGIDMLEQVLNDYNLVDMRDTDMMRNIVACHHEYIDGSGYPKGLKGDEIPLEARIATVADIFDALTCQRPYKKPWPLDDAIAELEKMQQANKLDAECVAAVRENKAEFEKVMKELSDDKK
- a CDS encoding cupin domain-containing protein: MPEIIIEKNPSEARLQELGVAGWEIWDCPVTEFRLDFDETEKAYILEGEIVVTPDGEAPVTVVAGDYVEFPAGLKSFWKVTKTLRKHYSYD